tgacagcgaaatgagcgaatcagcgatcctttggtgtaaagatcagtgggagcattacattttcattctgttctgagttgaatcGGAGACTTTCTAAGTCCTCTTagctgcattttctttgttaaaaacgactagcgacaaatcgagtttctatttctggtggagttttttgtagctgcttgtgtttggagactgacttctatcactctttctgacttctatcacagtttctgtccagcgggtgctgctgaggccctccaccgtcacaaagcactcacaggcggacacacttcacatgggccaaggccgtttaagcctagctctgctgaccattgagaggacactagtctaagaccagcatccgccactggttcaCATGATGTAGTAAGCTAAACATTCACATAAATGCAGATGATGTATGAGCATGGTTATTGTCAACATCATTGTCTACAACATTTTAAGTgtgtacattattttttttcacacagaTCATAAGAGCTCTCCAAAAATAATTCGGAGCAAAGAGTCAAGCCCATCAATCTCACGTACCACAGTCGAGCAGTGTCCCTCAGGGACAGTCTTCAACACATAATcttgtccatctctctcttatGGAGGTGAATATTAACTGATCCATTATAGCTGTCCGGCAGCTCCTTCAGGCTCCTTATAAATCCATTTCTTTAGCGAAACACTAAAGGCAGAGCTGAGCTTTTGTAGAACAATATTCACCACATGTGTCCACCATGGGTCAGAGGGCATCCCCTTTGTTTTGTAGTTGTACCATTCCAATTAGCTGCGTGTTGAACACTGCCAGTATATCACAGGGACATTTGATCAATTGCTGCCAAGATACAGAACCACCAATGTCCTTCTGTCTTCAGTCAATAGTAGTAGGTAATATATACATGTAATTAAGTAGCATTCAGTCTGGTATCCAATGATCCAATGATCTTGAACACAGGCTGAAACCTAATTAGCATCTCAGGGTGTATAAGAACCAGAAAGAGAGTTCCGATCGGCTCGTCCTGTGTGGACTCCAGGCTCAGAAGTTGTCTCAGTCATTCTCTTAACAGGAAACCTGGACTAAAAGTCTTTATTTGAAGACCCTCATAACACAGAGGCATACCTGAGCAGCTCAGACAGACGCATACATGGATGGTAATTCTAATTCCGCAtttcttctttgcttttctaatgattttattgtttttttatgttgtatAACTCTGTTTCCTCTCTAGTGTCCAGTTTGGCCCAGTCCTGCACTCTGGGATTACCTTGCCTTCCAGAAGACACCTGTGCTAAAGCTCCTCAGGTCGCAGGCATCAAAGTTCAGCTGGAAACATTCGGACTGTGGCAGCAGTTTGACCAGCTTGGCACTGAGATGATCGTCACTAAAGCTGGGAGGTCAGAGCAAACAATTcaccccctttcaccctgttcttctgtggtcaggacccccacgtgagcccacagagcaggtgtgatgtggtggtggatcattctcagcgctgcagtgacactgacgtggtggtggtgtgttagtgtgtgttgtgctggtgtagagtggatcagacacagcagtgctgctggagtttttaagaaTAGTTTTTGGAAGTTTTGAGAATAGACCATCAGCCAAAAGCATCCAGCTGACCGcatcctgtggacagtgttctctggtcagtgtcctgtgggcaaactgtgcagcgacagatgagctactgtctctgactctacatctacaaggtggaccaacgagagaggagtgtctcacagagtggacagagagtggacacagggtttaaacactccagcagcactgctgtgtctgatccactctacaccagcacaacacacattaacacaccaccaccacgtcagtgtcactgcagcgctgagaatgatccaccaccacatcacacctgctctgtgggggtcctgagcgctgaagaacagggggaaagaaagctaacagtatgcagagcaacagactacAGTCCATAATTCAGGAACTACAGCGTGACCagagtggtcagtggagctgagaaattGTATGTGAATGAGTTAAATAACTGTGGGTTTTTCGTTATATTAGTTCTCACTTTCTGTGTCCTATTACCTGTGTTCCCAAAGGAGGATGTTCCCTACCTTTCAAGTCCACATAACAGGCATGGACCCTGCAGCAGAGTATGTTCTCCTGATGGACTTTATTCCTGTGGATGATAAGAGATACAGGTCAGAGTCTCAGAGATTCCTGTCATTGCACTCGCTCTCATGAGCCATATCAGTGAAACTCCAGTGTATCACCCAGAAACATCACTGCCTGACCCCTAAGGCATTAAAGCAgcagtaggtagtatttttaccttagatTTCCATCATTGTAGctctgagctgtaacagagagaatagTACCTCTGTTGTTGATACCCTGGGCTCAGCACTcgagaaactgcactatgtaacttttggaggcagGTAGAAATCCACCTCCCTTCCTTCCCcttcccccttgatttcaggacaaaattacactctgcaaagtgtaggggagcccaggagccgaaatataaaaatttaacCTACTGTTGCTTTGAATGCAAGTTACTCGATGTCAAAACACTTGTAGACACTatttaccctcctccaaaagtcacatagtgcaatttctacagtgctgaggcTGGAGTAACAAATACAGAGGCAgttttctccctgttacagttcagtggagcatcacgatTAATTTGAAGCTCTAATTATAAACAGGGCAGCATGGTgccgcaggtagtgtcactgtcacacagctctggggttgtgggttcaagtcctgctctgggtgaactggataagtggttgcagaaaataaatgaatgaatgaatgaatgaaaaatatactACTTTGTGTTGAAAGACCATGTGTTCACAAATTGTAGGCTGCGAAGTGTGTGCCGTTTTGAGAGAGGACGTGATTTTCTGGTGTGTCCTGCAGATACGCCTTCCACAGCTCCTCGTGGCTGGTGGCCGGCCGAGGTGACGCGGCGGTGCCTGGGAGAGTTCACTTTCATCCAGACTCACCGGCTCGCGGAGCTCAGTGGATGAAGCAGACTGTCTCCTTTGACCGCCTCAAACTCACCAACAACATCCTGGACGACAACGGACACGTAATACTTTATTTATCAGGGCATCGGGTTTCCTTCACTCTGTGTAGGTTATCAGgctgtgtctctctgtgggGGTCGCTGTTttacagatagatagatagatagatagatagatagatagatagatagatagatagatagatagatagatagacagacagacagacagacagacagagattgttagatagatagatagatagatagatagatagatagatagacagacagacagacagacagacagacagacagacagacagacagagatagatagatagatagatagatagatagacagacagagagacagacagagagacagagatagatagatagacagacagacagacagagatagatagatagacagacagacagacagagatagatagacagacagacagacagacagacagatagacagacagatagacagacagatagatagatagatagatagatagatagatagatagatagatagatagatagatagatagatagatagacagacagagagacagacagagagacagagatagatagatagacagacagacagacagagatagatagacagacagacagatagacagatagatagatagatagatagatagatagatagatagatagatagatagatagatagatagatagatagatagatagagaaacAGGGGAATCAAATCAGACAGGCAGCGTCCTCTTCAGCTTTTACGATACAGAAGGGTCAGTTTGAATAGACAAAGACTGTGTgattttttcaaataaaagaacaatagCCACCCGATCCGTCATCATCCTGAACTGACTGTTGGGAATTTTTATCCTCTTTGTTTACACCGATGCCATGAAGTCCCTTAGAGACCGTCCTGAAATATACAGATTATCGCAGAATCACAGTATCGTGACATCATTGTTATCTTGGCTAAGTATCGGAATAACACCATAGTGTGAGCTGCTGTGTGATTTCCACTCCTGCTGTGGCTCAATCCTCCCCTTTCTGATCTCTTGTGTGTTGTTGAAACTGCAGATCATCCTGAACTCTATGCATCGGTACCAGCCTCGGCTGCATGTGGTGCTGGTGGATCACCAACGGGAGAGTCAACATTCGCCTCACCGCAACTTCTGCACCTTCTCCTTCCCTGAAACCCGCTTCATTGCAGTCACAGCCTACCAGAACCACAGGGTAACAGATGCATGTCTAAGGAGAATGACATGAAAGACCCAGAGCAGATGATGCCTACTTCAAATGGTTGTTTCCAGCATGACATAATGTGCTCCTGAGCTGCACCCTACAGTTCAAGtgaaattcacttttacagcactgttctgaaattaaGGGGGAGGGAGGAGAGACAGGTGGTTGTCTCCTACCCTCCTgcacaagttacatagtgcggtttctgtagtgctgagccaaTTCTTCGTATTCTTTAAAGTGCAGCTTTATTTAAGATAAAATCACTGAAGACCTTGTTAATGGACTGAAACCTGTATTTCTAAATAGATCAGCTGATCTGCCGTTGTTGGCCTGTTTCAGTTCcagctctgtttctctcttctccACAGATCACACAGCTGAAGATCGCCAGCAATCCTTTCGCTAAAGGCTTCCGCACCGCTGACCCTGAGAAGTGGTAACCAGTCCAGTGTCCCTGCCGTTCTAGGGTCAAACTGATAAAGCACACTTTCATAATTCATAAATAACCTTCAAACTTTCCGATGCTGTAAAATGACACAAACTGCAGTGTGTTCATTTCTGAGGTCTAATCTCTAACAACTTAACACCATATAAAGTGTATGGGTCACATTtaactttcattatttaaaaggaATGACattctcacaaactcacactgtgGTTTCTACacctgtgtacatgtgtgtgtgtgtttaccttccACTCAAATAATGTGTATGATGTATCCATGACATACACGTCCAATAAATTATACATGCGTATATGTACACGTTGATATATACTCTAAATCCTTTATGATATTTATGTGTACATGGCTGTATATCAGATTCCGGCCCCCTTCGGAGAGAACTGTCTGGCTAACTTGAGTCTGAGACCCCTGCATTAATGATGTGTGTATTTTATGAATCAGGTCTGCCAGTGGTTCCAGGAATGCCCTTCCACACTCCTTAACACTGCAGCCTCGAGAGGGCGCTATTGGAGAGTACCAGGGGGAGACAGACCAACAGCATCTGAACAGTGAGTCCCTTTCTCTCCTCATTTCCCTCCAATATATTTGTTCATGATACAGATGGTGTTTCAAGGCTTTAAAAGGCCACTATATCACTAtcttatattttgttatattacACGTCTCCCTATGGACCTCTTTAAAAAGTAGGCCTTAAAAAATCAAGCATTAATTTTTCTTAATGTGCCATTATTAAAGTTCTTTGGAGGTGAAACACTTTGTATTAACATTAAATTGTTATCGGGgattgttttatttcctatttatATGTCATTCCATGTTCCCTTTAAAGCACCAACTTTATTACAATTAAATATAGCTTGGCCATCTTCATTAATAAATGACCATTGTCCATAGGTTAATGCTTGATTAACAGTGATCCATTAATCTACAGATGCTCAGAAATGCGAGCACCACACCAGCTCAGACACATATAAATGCCAATTTTCTCATCTACAACAAATCCAGCGGCTGATGTTGTGCTTCAGGACACCTCATTCTTGCTTGTTTTCCTTCCACAGAGCTTTCCCCTCATCATGGCCTCCTCCCCCATTTGCCACATAATGAGCTGAACCTGACATTCCCCGGGGGAGCAGCCAGTACCACTGAGAACAAAAAGAGTGGGAGAGACGCCCATGTCCACTCTGCTCCTGTTTTCCTCCACTTTCACTGTCAGTGAGACAGGTCTGGGACACAGAATTAACATCACTAAcctgaaagaaaatgtttgatcagagaattacattttgaaaagtttGAGTCGAGAATCTCATGAGCCAATGGTTGCACTTGTTGCTGGagtttaatgtggagtggtgagCGCCTCCTACTGACCAAACTGGACAAAGATACGGAACGTGCTGATTGGTTGGAGTGGATAGAACGATGTAATGGAAGTCTGTAATGGTGTAAAATAACAgatgtaaacagtgtgttcctgcagtggattaGAGGCTGTGTTGCTCCACCCACTGAGTTTAGGGTGGTGTTTGTGGGTGGAGTCAGTCTTACAAAATTAGCCTACCGTTTAATATGTttcttaaatgtgtttttatggaTATAAATCCACACAGAATCCACTTGTGCTGAAGCCTTTGCTGAAGCCTTTACTAACTTTATTCCCATTCCTTGtgtctgaaatatatatatatatatacacacactagttagaacatttaataaaatcgCCTTGTGCACCTTTAAATGTCATTTGGTTGGAGTCCTTTCCTGTAAACTACGTTTCCCAGAATGCCCGGAATGCCTCGCCTTATTTTCGCTGGAGATGCAAGGAACGGATGCGGAGCCGAAAAGAGGAGATTGATTCAGTTAAATAAACCGATTCTTTAGAGTTGTCCGTTTTAAAGAGTCGAATACCGAGTAAATGACTCAGTCACAGCGATTCATTTTCAACTTAACTAAATTAATCTATATTACGTATTTAACATTATTAGCGTGTATCAGCCTGTTAACAAGATGTTAAAGTTAATATGATACAACATTTTCATATGTAAGCGAATTTTCCAGCCAATATTTTAATGCAAACAGGCTATATTCAGTGTTGGAAAgtaaaaagtaaatgtaattcgttAGTTTTTtcgtgtatctgtactttactgaagtattttcATTTCGGGTGACTTTTACcttaactccactacatttcaatgtcaaatatcatattttttactccactacattatgaaaatctgtcGTTCCTTTTAGTTTATCTGTGAATAAaaccttcccagtaaacatttagccgttgattcaaagttgaaataacgtaatgactgccgtctaatcaacgttctcttaaggttgaaaatgaaagttgaaaagacgtccaaacacagacattgaaaagacgactattagacgtattttggacgtccactgacgttattaattggtcccgaaataagttacttgtataaaacgcatttggacgtccactgacgttatcggttggtcaccacttaactaacttattaagatggatgtttgacgtccattgacgtttaaaatatgtccttgacggacagactatttttagacctattttgaacttccagggacgttccttgttcaCTGGGTTAACACGTTTGAACAAATCACTTGGCTCCGCACAGCTCTACGCAGGGCACCGTTGCCAAGAAATGGATGGATAGGTGGAGCACTAAAACAAATGAACCACAAGTTTCTCTGCCTGAAACCTAGGAATAAGAAAGacagactttttattttaactgttgtgtgtttttgagacAGTTCTTGTAACCATTATgtattaacaaaatgatttgttcGGTTTAGTTAGAGTCAATGGTGACCATTATTCATTATATTACATGGTTTACTGATCTGTAGATGTCATTAATTACTCCA
This window of the Hoplias malabaricus isolate fHopMal1 chromosome Y, fHopMal1.hap1, whole genome shotgun sequence genome carries:
- the LOC136678493 gene encoding T-box transcription factor TBX1-B-like, whose protein sequence is MDVSSLAQSCTLGLPCLPEDTCAKAPQVAGIKVQLETFGLWQQFDQLGTEMIVTKAGRRMFPTFQVHITGMDPAAEYVLLMDFIPVDDKRYRYAFHSSSWLVAGRGDAAVPGRVHFHPDSPARGAQWMKQTVSFDRLKLTNNILDDNGHIILNSMHRYQPRLHVVLVDHQRESQHSPHRNFCTFSFPETRFIAVTAYQNHRITQLKIASNPFAKGFRTADPEKWSASGSRNALPHSLTLQPREGAIGEYQGETDQQHLNKLSPHHGLLPHLPHNELNLTFPGGAASTTENKKSGRDAHVHSAPVFLHFHCQ